The following are from one region of the Polynucleobacter sp. MWH-CaK5 genome:
- the cmk gene encoding (d)CMP kinase: MTQNTNTLIPVIAIDGPTASGKGTVAQLVAEHLGYHYLDSGALYRLVGLASFKVGVSTASEPDLIPIAENLNVNFQGDRVFLAGEDVTDQIRQEEMGKRASEVAVHTGVRNALISRQRAFRQKPGLVADGRDMASVIFTDAATKVFLTASAEARADRRYKQLIAKGFSANIQVLLQDLRERDARDANRSNSPLKAVEGAHHLDTTSMTIEEAVNQVLKWHQAS, encoded by the coding sequence ATGACCCAAAACACCAATACATTAATCCCCGTGATCGCAATCGATGGACCAACTGCCTCTGGTAAGGGAACGGTTGCTCAATTAGTGGCTGAGCACTTGGGATATCACTATTTGGACAGTGGGGCGCTCTATCGTTTGGTTGGTTTGGCCAGCTTCAAGGTGGGTGTTTCAACAGCCTCTGAGCCTGATTTAATCCCCATTGCTGAAAATTTAAATGTTAATTTTCAAGGAGATAGAGTGTTTCTTGCCGGTGAGGATGTCACGGATCAAATACGCCAGGAAGAGATGGGTAAGCGTGCTTCCGAGGTTGCTGTTCATACCGGCGTCAGAAATGCGTTGATCTCAAGGCAGCGAGCTTTTAGGCAAAAACCAGGGTTGGTGGCGGATGGTAGAGACATGGCGAGCGTCATTTTTACGGATGCGGCCACCAAAGTCTTTTTAACTGCCAGCGCTGAGGCGAGGGCTGATAGACGCTATAAACAATTGATAGCTAAGGGCTTTTCTGCTAATATTCAGGTCCTTTTGCAGGATTTACGTGAACGGGATGCGCGCGATGCAAATCGCAGCAATTCGCCACTAAAGGCTGTTGAAGGGGCTCATCACCTCGACACCACGTCAATGACGATCGAAGAGGCGGTGAATCAAGTTCTGAAGTGGCATCAAGCTTCTTAA
- the rpsA gene encoding 30S ribosomal protein S1, producing the protein MSESFAALFEESLARSNMKAGQVISAEVVRIDHNFVVVNAGLKSEAFISVEEFLNDQGEVEVQPGDFVSVAIDALENGYGDTVLSRDKAKRLASWLNLEKALEQGELVTGAVTGKVKGGLTVMVNGIRAFLPGSLLDTRPIKDTSPYEGKTMEFKVIKLDRKRNNVVLSRRAVVEASQGEERAKLLQNLKEGTVVQGIVKNITDYGAFVDLGGVDGLLHITDLAWRRVRHPSEMLTVGQEVTAKILKYDQDKNRVSLGIKQLGDDPWVGIARRYPPNTRLFGKVTNLTDYGSFVEIETGIEGLVHVSEMDWTNKNVAPSKVVQLGVEVEVMVLDIDEDKRRISLGMKQCKPNPWDEFARAHQKGEKLTGAIKSITDFGVFIGLPGGIDGLVHLSDLSWQETGEEAVRKYKKGDEVETVVLAIDVEKERISLGIKQMSGDPFNNYTSTSDKGSIVDGTVKSVDAKGAVILLADEVEGYLRASEISTDRVEDARNLLKEGDAVNAMIINIDRKSRSINLSIKAKDSADQQQAMSKLQSDGNAGTTNLGALLKAKMDNQGS; encoded by the coding sequence ATGTCTGAATCTTTTGCAGCTCTATTTGAAGAATCCCTAGCCCGCTCTAATATGAAGGCTGGTCAAGTTATTTCCGCTGAAGTTGTGCGTATTGATCACAACTTTGTGGTGGTAAATGCCGGTTTGAAATCTGAAGCTTTTATCTCTGTTGAGGAATTCCTTAACGATCAAGGTGAAGTTGAAGTTCAACCAGGCGATTTTGTTTCTGTAGCGATTGACGCTTTAGAAAACGGTTACGGCGACACAGTGTTGTCACGTGACAAAGCGAAGCGTTTAGCTTCTTGGTTGAACCTAGAGAAGGCCTTGGAACAAGGCGAACTCGTTACTGGCGCTGTAACAGGCAAAGTAAAAGGTGGTTTGACTGTGATGGTGAACGGTATTCGTGCCTTCTTGCCAGGTTCTTTGTTGGATACACGTCCTATCAAGGACACGTCTCCATACGAAGGCAAAACAATGGAATTCAAAGTTATTAAGCTTGATCGCAAGCGTAATAACGTGGTGTTATCTCGTCGCGCAGTGGTTGAAGCTAGCCAAGGTGAAGAGCGCGCTAAGTTGCTTCAAAATCTTAAAGAAGGTACTGTTGTTCAAGGTATCGTTAAGAACATCACTGACTACGGCGCGTTCGTGGATCTTGGTGGTGTTGACGGCTTGTTACACATCACTGACTTGGCATGGCGTCGTGTTCGTCACCCGAGCGAGATGTTGACTGTTGGTCAAGAAGTAACAGCAAAAATTCTTAAGTACGATCAAGATAAAAACCGTGTGTCATTGGGCATCAAGCAATTAGGCGATGATCCATGGGTAGGTATCGCACGTCGTTACCCACCAAACACACGTTTGTTCGGTAAGGTAACTAACTTGACTGACTACGGTTCATTCGTTGAGATTGAAACTGGTATCGAAGGTTTGGTACACGTTTCTGAAATGGATTGGACAAATAAGAACGTTGCGCCAAGCAAAGTTGTTCAGTTGGGCGTTGAAGTTGAAGTGATGGTTCTTGATATTGATGAAGACAAGCGCCGTATCAGCTTGGGTATGAAGCAATGCAAACCAAATCCATGGGATGAATTTGCTCGTGCACACCAAAAAGGTGAGAAGTTAACTGGCGCGATCAAGTCAATCACTGACTTTGGCGTGTTCATTGGCTTGCCAGGTGGTATCGATGGTCTAGTTCACTTATCAGATTTGTCATGGCAAGAGACTGGCGAAGAAGCTGTTCGCAAGTACAAAAAAGGTGACGAAGTTGAGACAGTTGTTTTGGCTATCGACGTTGAGAAAGAGCGCATCTCATTGGGCATCAAACAGATGTCAGGTGACCCATTCAACAACTACACATCTACTAGCGACAAAGGCAGCATCGTTGACGGTACTGTGAAGAGTGTTGATGCTAAAGGTGCTGTGATTTTGTTGGCTGATGAAGTTGAAGGCTATTTGCGCGCTTCAGAAATCTCAACAGATCGCGTTGAAGATGCCCGTAACTTGCTAAAAGAAGGTGACGCTGTGAATGCAATGATCATCAATATTGACCGTAAGTCACGCAGTATCAATTTATCTATCAAAGCTAAAGACAGCGCTGATCAGCAACAAGCCATGAGCAAGTTGCAGAGCGACGGTAATGCAGGTACCACGAACCTTGGTGCATTGCTAAAAGCTAAGATGGACAATCAGGGTAGCTAA
- a CDS encoding lipopolysaccharide assembly protein LapA domain-containing protein, producing the protein MTAFLNAAFRALRIIGRILIFIFLVLLAIGNTHQVNFHLIPGIQWDLPLILVLFIAFITGILLTLLSGLTIRRSQQDRR; encoded by the coding sequence ATGACCGCTTTTCTGAATGCCGCATTCAGAGCATTGCGGATCATTGGCAGAATCCTTATTTTCATATTTTTAGTATTGCTAGCAATAGGCAATACCCATCAAGTTAATTTTCACCTCATCCCGGGTATCCAATGGGACCTTCCGTTGATACTGGTTTTATTCATCGCATTCATAACGGGCATCTTGCTGACCTTGCTCAGTGGTTTGACGATTCGCCGTTCACAACAAGATCGTAGATAA
- the lapB gene encoding lipopolysaccharide assembly protein LapB, producing the protein MQIETWWLFALPIVFALGWVGARWDMRLEKRENEIERLAQQKSTFKGLNLLLNEEPDKAIDALVQIAQLDPETTELHFALGSLFRRRGETERAIRVHQHLANRDDLPSRHRDHAAYELGRDFLRAGLLDRAETSLNRVSPQSKFGIPAKESLLEMYQVEKDWAKAIVASQELESLQNKGREKEIAHFHCELADEALRRQDLATASKHIALAMQTSPNHPRAIILQGDCLVAQNQATQAIEVWSQIAKNHPAYLHLLANRWIKVHQLLGKVEEGLQVLVDALETQAGGELLDITFKHVMTLRGVPQAETLMTEVMRHTPSLSAMALRAQARLTMAEVAQDTKAAQEFKASLDLLKQRTNTLARYTCGNCGFRAKRFYWQCPGCNHWEAYSPRRGEGSAPSGPSM; encoded by the coding sequence TTGCAGATAGAAACCTGGTGGTTATTCGCTCTCCCAATTGTTTTTGCTTTGGGCTGGGTGGGTGCGCGCTGGGACATGCGTTTAGAGAAGCGTGAAAATGAAATTGAACGTTTGGCTCAGCAGAAGTCAACCTTCAAAGGTTTGAATCTTTTGCTCAATGAAGAGCCTGACAAAGCCATTGATGCCCTGGTTCAAATTGCACAATTAGATCCTGAGACCACTGAATTGCACTTCGCATTGGGAAGTCTGTTTAGAAGAAGGGGTGAAACTGAGCGCGCTATTCGTGTTCATCAACACTTGGCAAACAGAGATGATTTGCCATCAAGGCATCGTGACCATGCGGCTTATGAATTGGGACGTGACTTTTTAAGAGCTGGTTTATTAGATCGCGCAGAGACTTCTTTGAATCGCGTGAGTCCGCAGAGTAAGTTCGGTATTCCTGCTAAAGAAAGTCTTCTTGAAATGTACCAAGTCGAAAAGGACTGGGCTAAAGCCATCGTGGCTTCTCAAGAGTTAGAGTCATTGCAAAACAAGGGTCGCGAAAAAGAAATTGCTCACTTTCATTGTGAATTAGCCGATGAAGCCTTGCGTCGACAAGATCTTGCTACTGCTTCTAAGCACATTGCTTTGGCGATGCAAACGTCTCCTAATCATCCACGCGCGATCATTTTGCAAGGCGATTGCTTGGTGGCGCAGAATCAAGCAACTCAAGCCATTGAGGTTTGGTCGCAGATTGCAAAAAATCATCCGGCATATTTGCATTTATTGGCCAATCGCTGGATCAAAGTGCATCAACTACTTGGCAAGGTTGAAGAGGGTCTTCAAGTCCTCGTAGACGCTTTAGAGACACAAGCTGGTGGAGAGTTGTTAGACATCACTTTCAAGCATGTGATGACCTTGCGTGGCGTACCCCAGGCTGAAACTTTGATGACAGAAGTGATGCGCCACACACCAAGTTTGAGTGCTATGGCCTTAAGAGCTCAGGCTCGTTTGACCATGGCTGAAGTGGCACAAGATACTAAAGCAGCCCAAGAATTCAAGGCATCCTTGGACTTGTTGAAACAAAGAACCAATACGCTGGCTCGCTATACCTGCGGGAATTGTGGATTCAGGGCCAAACGTTTTTATTGGCAGTGCCCAGGATGCAATCATTGGGAAGCTTATTCTCCAAGACGTGGTGAAGGATCTGCTCCTTCTGGCCCATCGATGTAA